GTCCAAGCCGTTCTCCGGCACTTCTTCAATCCCCCCTTCTGGGGGAAATAGCGCATCTTCTTCGCAATTACTGGAAAATAATCCCCAACGCGTCCCCGGGAATGGATGTCGATATCTATTTATCCACATAAATAGATATATTGATGGATTATAAAACGTCAGGTTGGATGGCAAAGAAGTTGCTTGCATTAACGCTAATCTGGTATGGGCCCAAATCCGTAAGGAGGAACGTTACCGCCGGGTATGACTCAATGCGTCAATTGAAAAGTTAAACCGATCCGGTGCCTGTCTCCGGGATCCGTAAACGGGACATATGTGCTTGATAAATGTCTGCATACGTTTCCTGCCAACTCGATTCAGGAAAGGAGTAGCCATGAAAGGTCGTTCGAAGGTTTTCCGGCCCCTGGCCCTCCAACTGTTCCTGCTTTTTATAATGGCGGGTCCGTCTGCCATGGCGGTATCCCAACAACTTGTCGTCAGCAGCCAGATGACGAACAGCGTTCCCCGGTTCGACGGAACGACGGGCGGATTTCTCGATGCGTACGTCCGGTCGGGTGTGGGTGGACTCGCCGCGCCCATCGGCGTGTGCTACGGGCCGGACCGCAACCTTTACGTTTCGAGTTCGGGGACGAACAGCGTGCTCCGTTACGATGGCTTTACCGGAGACTTCCTCGGCGTCTTCATTGCCCAGGGAAGCGGGGGTCTCGCCGGCCCTTGGGGACTGACGTTCGGACCGGATGGGAATTTATATGTCGCCAGTTATTCGACGAACCAGATCCTTCGGTTCCACGGGACGACCGGGGATTATTTGGGTGTGTTCGCGGCCGAAAATATATCAGGGCCGTCGGACCTTGTATTTGGCCCGGATGGAAATCTCTACGTTCTGAACAGAGCGAACGGGTCGGTCGTGAGATTCAACGGGACGGCGGGAACTGCGATCGGCTATTTCGTCCCTCCGGGGCTTGCGGGAACCAACTCGCGTAGTTTGCGGTTCGGTCCGACCGGAGATTTGTTTGTTGCAAGCTTTTCTGCCCCGGCAGCGGTTTTGCGGTTCAACGGCCAGACCGGGGCCGGTATGGGGATATTCGCTTCCGGCAACGGGCTTTATTTCCCGACCGCTTTGACTTTCGGACCCGACGGCAACCTCTACGTAACCAGTTCGACGAACGGGAGTGTGCTCCGGTTCAACGGTTCATCCGGCGCGTTCATTAATCTATTCGTGGCCCCCGGTTCGGGCGGAATGTTCTTCCCCGCGTATCTCGCATTCTCCCCGGCGCCTCCAAACCACGTGCCCGTCGCATCCGCGGGAGGTCCTTACGAAGGGAGCGTCTGGCAGCCCATCGTCTTTGACGGCTCGAACTCCTCGGATCCCGATGGAGATCCCCTGACCTACTCCTGGAACTTCGGGGATGGCTCTCCGCCGGAAGCGGGGCCGAATGTTTCCCACGTCTATGCGGAAAGCGGCACCTACTCGGCGCAGCTCACGGTCTCGGACGACAGGGGAGCGATCGGCGTTGCGACGACCGACGTAGTGGTCTCGTACTCCAACCGCCGGCCAGTCGCGATGGTCGGAGGTGATCTGTCGGTTCCCGAGCGGAGCCTGGTCACTCTTGACGGGTCCGGAAGCTTCGATCCCGATCCCCCCGATGTCCTGACCTTCATCTGGACCCAGGCGGCAGGTCCGGCCGTGTCGCTCGATCGTCTCGATCCGAAGCGCCCGACATTCACTGCCCCGGAGACCGGCGATTCCGGCGCGCTGTTGACTTTCCAGTTGCAGGTCTTCGACGGCAACCTCTACAGCGTCCCGGTTTACGCAAACGTGGCCGTCAACAATATCAACCGGTCCCCTTCCGCCATGACGGGCCCGGACCAGACGGCACCCGAAGGGAGCGAGGTCGTTCTCGACGCAACCGGAAGCGCCGATCCCGACGGCGATCCTCTCACGTACACGTGGCAACAGCTCACAGGCCCCGAAGCATCCTTCGATCTCTCCAATCCGGTCCGCCCCGTAATCACGCTCCCCCAGGTGGGGAGAGAAGGCGCCGTGCTCTCATTCCAGTTGACGGTCGGCGACGGGCAGTTGAGCAGCTCGCCCGCCATTACGACCGTGAGCGTCACCAACGTGAATCAGGCCCCGACGGCCGATGCCGGCATCGACTTTGAGGTGCCGGAAGGGACCAACGTTACTCTGGACGGTTCCCGCAGCGTCGATCCCGACGGCGATCCCCTGACCTACATCTGGACCCAGACGGCGGGGCCGGCGGTTACCCTCAATCTCGCCCATCCGGCTCTTCCGACCTTCACGGCACCGTTCGCGTCCACGGCCGGGGAGACGCTCTCCTTCCTGCTCGTGGTCGGAGACGAGAGCCTGTCCAGCGCCCCGGCCGCCGTCACCGTGTCCGTTTTCAACGTCAACCAGCCTCCAGTTGCCAATGCGGGCGCCGGACAGGTCGTGAACGAGGGAGACACGGTCGTCCTGCACGGAGAGGCCAGCTCGGACCCGGACGGGGAGACGATATCCTACCAATGGAACCAGGTCGGAGGAACGCCCGTGGCGATCGACCTGGCCGATCCCTCCCGCCCGTCGTTTACCGCTCCCGCCGTGGCCGCCGAAGGCGCCACTCTAACCTTCCAGCTCATGGTCAACGACGGCGAGCTTTCAAGCGAGGCCGCCCTCGCCAACGTTACCGTGAAGAATGTCAACAAGACCCCCGTCGTCGACGCGGGGACGCCCCAAACGGTAAAGGAAGGGAGTTCCGTGACCCTGGACGGATCGGGGAGCTACGATCCCGATGGGGACATGTTGACCTATGAATGGGTGCAGACGGCCGGCGCAGCCGTACTGGTCGACAACCCCACCGCGATGCAGCCTTCGTTCACCGCCCCCTCGGTTTCATACGAATCGACGTTGATCTTCCTCCTGACGGTGTCCGACGGAACGCTCTCCGCATCGGCTTCCGTGGAGGTCACCGCCCAGAACGTGAACCACCCGCCGGTGGCGCATGCGGGCGAGAACCGGGTTGTGGCGGGGGACACGCGGGTCGTCCTCGACGGCTCGAGGAGCACCGATCCGGACGGCGATTTGCTGAACTACTCCTGGCAGCAAGTGGACGGCCCCCGGATCATTCTGGACCTTACGGATCCGGCCCATCCCAATTTCACGGCCCCGGATGTTTCCACCGAAACGATGCTGGTCTTTGGGCTCACGGTCGGCGACGGAGCCGTCTGGAGCGAACCCGCCTACGTCAACATCACGGTGACTCCGGCACATCATCCGCCGATCTGCTCCGGCGCCGTGCCCTCGAAGACGCTCCTGTGGCCGCCCGACCACAAGCTCGTGCGGGTGGCGGTGACAGGGGTGACGGATCCGGAAAGGAATCCCGTCCGGATAGAGGTGATGCGGACGACCCAGGATGAGCCGAACCAGGGACTGGGCGACGGGGACACTCCTGTGGATGCGGTGGCGAGCGGAAACTCCATCCTGCTGCGGGCCGAACGTTCCGGTCCGGGCAATGGGCGCGTCTACTCCGTGGAGTTCAGGGCCTTCAACATCCACGGCGACAGCTGCACGGGGAGCGTAACGGTCTGCGTGCCGAAGAGCGCATCCGAGAAATTCTGCATCGACGACGGCCAGAGGTATCTTTCGGACCGGTAGATCGCCTATCGCGGGGGGGTGGGGCGTTTGGCGCCCCGCCTCCCTTCGACACTCGATCGCGGTGTCCCGCCGCCGGCTTTTGCCCATCGGAAGTTCGATAACAGGGAAACGTTGCCGCGTGATCGGCGCATCTTAAGCGGGTGAGGATGCCGGCCACGAGCCGGCCGGAAAGGAGACCTCCCCGATGGCGCACGATCTGCCGCCCCTCCCGTACGCTTTCGACGCGCTCGAGCCGTACGTGGACGCGAAAACGATGGAGATCCACCACGACAAGCACCATGCGGCGTACGTCAACAACCTCAACAAGGCTCTCGAAGGCCATCCCGACCTTCAAAAACTTCCGGTCGACGAACTGCTCGCGGGGATCGGCAAGGTGCCGGAGACGGTCCGCACCGCCGTGCGCAACAACGGCGGCGGCCACCTGAATCATTCCCTGTTCTGGAAGATCATGAAGAAGGGCGGCGGCGGCGAGCCGTCGGGGGAACTCGCCGACGCCATCCGTGGCGCGTTCGGCGCGTTCGGGGATTTCCGGAAAGCCTTCACCCAGGCCGCGGTGTCCCGGTTCGGGTCCGGCTGGGCGTGGCTTCTGATCCGCGGAGGAAAGCTGGTCGTCGAATCGACGGCGAACCAGGACAACCCCGTCCTGGACGGGGGCAAGGCGTTCTTCGGACTCGACGTCTGGGAGCACGCATACTACCTGAAGTACCAGAACCGGCGCCCGGACTACATCGAGGCCTGGTGGAACACCGTCGACTGGGCGCAGGTCGCGGAGAACTTCGCGCAGGCAAAAAAGTAGTTTCCGCTTACGGTATCGGCGGGCAGACTGCCCGCCCGGTTCACGGGGGTCAACAGCCGGTATCCCGGTCCGCCTCGAGGAAAGCGTGTTCCAGGAACGAATTCAACGCATGCAGCCAGCCTGCGGGGGCGTCGTTCTGCGCCTCCGCAGGGTCCGGGCACGGGTCCGGGGTCTGTTTCGGGCTTGATTCGCCTGATTCCGCAAAGTTATTCATACGACGATTGGATGCCATTCCGGAAGGCACAGGTTCCCGTTGGCCCCTCGGACCTCCGCAAATGGTACGATCTCCGCGTATCGGACACGGAGGTGCGCGCGGGACCGGATGACGACCGACGATCGGGCGTGGAAGAAGGATGCCCTGGACCGCACCGCCGTCCTGGTGCTCGTGGCCCTCTGCGCGAGCTGGGGCCTGCAGCAGGTGACGATCAAGGTCGCCAACCAGGGCGTCTCGCCGATATGGCAATCCGGGATCCGATCCGTCGGCGCCACCATCCTCCTCCTGCTCTGGATGGCGGTTCGCCGGGAGCCCCTGCTGGAGAAGGACGGAACGTTGTGGTACGGGATCGCGGCGGGGATCCTCTTCGCGGGGGAGTTCATCCTGATCTTCCGGGGCCTCGAGTACACGAACGCGTCGCGGTCCGGGATCTTCCTCTACCTCGCCCCGTTCATCGTGGCGATCGGGGCCCACCGGTTCATCCCCGGCGAGAGATTGCGGATGGTCCAGGTGGCGGGGCTGTGCAGCGCCTTCGCGGGCATCCTTGCGGTCTTCCACGAGTCGCTGACGCTCCCCACGGCGCGAATCCTGATCGGCGACGGCATGCTGGCCGGGGCCGCGCTGCTGTGGGGCGCCACCACGATCCTGATCAAGGCGACTCCGCTCGCGAAGATATCGCCGGGGAAAACCTTGCTGTACCAGCTGGCCGTCTCCGCCGTGCTCCTTCCGATATTCTCTTTTGCGATCGGCGAGCCGGGGATCGTTCGCCTGACTCCGGTGATCGTGGGCTGCCTGGTCTACCAGACGGTCTGGATCGCCTTCGCCACGTACCTGGCGTGGTTCTGGCTGGTCCGGCATTACCCCGCGTCGCGCCTGATGTCGTTTACCTTTCTCACGCCGCTGTTCGCGGTGATCGCCGGCGGAACGCTTCTTCGGGAGCCGATCACGGGCAAGCTCCTGGTCGCGCTCGTGCTGGTGGGGATGGGCATCTACCTGGTCAACCGACCCGCCGTGCGATCCTGACGGTACGGATCCGGAGAAACGGAACCCGGCCTCAGAAATCCACCAGCACCTTGAATCCGCCGTACCCCATGCGCTTCATGTCGAAGGGCATGTTCTTCGGGTCGCACATCTCCTTGACGCGGGGATCGCTCATGATCTTCGCGTTCACGCGGTCCCGGTGCGCGCGCGACTTGTACACGATGTACGAGAACACCACCGTCTCGCCGGGCTTGAGCTTCAGCATCCGGGGGAACGGTATCCCGAACTTCACGGCGAGGTCGTCCCCCGAGCATTCCTTGTAGTCGAGTGCGCCGTATTCGCGCCAGATATCCCTCGCCTTCCGTGCCATGCGGGCGTAGGACGCCAGGTTCTTCTTCGGCACGGGAATCACGAAACCGTCGACGTATCGCATATGTCCTCCGCTCAAGGCATGCATAACTGTATTTTGGTGTCGCGACGCGGCGGGAAGATTCACTTTCGCGGAAAAGAACCGCCGATTCCCCCTCATCGAAATCGGTACCCGGTCGAACGTCGGATCCCTTCGCGGTGTACCATGTAGGGAAACCGAACGCCTTGAAGGAGACCCCCATACGACCGATGTTTCTGCCCGATGTGGAGCACAGGGAGCCCGGCGGGCCGTACGGCCGCCTGATCGACGGGTTGCGGGTCGCGGGCCGGCCGGTGCCGCAGATCATGCACCTGTTCGCGTACAAGCCGGAACAGAGCGATTTCCTGTCGCGGTTCACCCAAAGCGTGATGCGCGGGCCATCCGCGCTTCCCGCGGGACTCCGCGAATTGATCGCGGCCTTCACCTCCCGGCGCAACGACTGTCTTTTCTGAATCGGAGCCCACGCCGCGGTC
This genomic window from Deltaproteobacteria bacterium contains:
- a CDS encoding peroxidase translates to MRPMFLPDVEHREPGGPYGRLIDGLRVAGRPVPQIMHLFAYKPEQSDFLSRFTQSVMRGPSALPAGLRELIAAFTSRRNDCLF
- a CDS encoding DMT family transporter; this encodes MTTDDRAWKKDALDRTAVLVLVALCASWGLQQVTIKVANQGVSPIWQSGIRSVGATILLLLWMAVRREPLLEKDGTLWYGIAAGILFAGEFILIFRGLEYTNASRSGIFLYLAPFIVAIGAHRFIPGERLRMVQVAGLCSAFAGILAVFHESLTLPTARILIGDGMLAGAALLWGATTILIKATPLAKISPGKTLLYQLAVSAVLLPIFSFAIGEPGIVRLTPVIVGCLVYQTVWIAFATYLAWFWLVRHYPASRLMSFTFLTPLFAVIAGGTLLREPITGKLLVALVLVGMGIYLVNRPAVRS
- a CDS encoding DUF1428 domain-containing protein, whose amino-acid sequence is MRYVDGFVIPVPKKNLASYARMARKARDIWREYGALDYKECSGDDLAVKFGIPFPRMLKLKPGETVVFSYIVYKSRAHRDRVNAKIMSDPRVKEMCDPKNMPFDMKRMGYGGFKVLVDF
- a CDS encoding PKD domain-containing protein, translated to MKGRSKVFRPLALQLFLLFIMAGPSAMAVSQQLVVSSQMTNSVPRFDGTTGGFLDAYVRSGVGGLAAPIGVCYGPDRNLYVSSSGTNSVLRYDGFTGDFLGVFIAQGSGGLAGPWGLTFGPDGNLYVASYSTNQILRFHGTTGDYLGVFAAENISGPSDLVFGPDGNLYVLNRANGSVVRFNGTAGTAIGYFVPPGLAGTNSRSLRFGPTGDLFVASFSAPAAVLRFNGQTGAGMGIFASGNGLYFPTALTFGPDGNLYVTSSTNGSVLRFNGSSGAFINLFVAPGSGGMFFPAYLAFSPAPPNHVPVASAGGPYEGSVWQPIVFDGSNSSDPDGDPLTYSWNFGDGSPPEAGPNVSHVYAESGTYSAQLTVSDDRGAIGVATTDVVVSYSNRRPVAMVGGDLSVPERSLVTLDGSGSFDPDPPDVLTFIWTQAAGPAVSLDRLDPKRPTFTAPETGDSGALLTFQLQVFDGNLYSVPVYANVAVNNINRSPSAMTGPDQTAPEGSEVVLDATGSADPDGDPLTYTWQQLTGPEASFDLSNPVRPVITLPQVGREGAVLSFQLTVGDGQLSSSPAITTVSVTNVNQAPTADAGIDFEVPEGTNVTLDGSRSVDPDGDPLTYIWTQTAGPAVTLNLAHPALPTFTAPFASTAGETLSFLLVVGDESLSSAPAAVTVSVFNVNQPPVANAGAGQVVNEGDTVVLHGEASSDPDGETISYQWNQVGGTPVAIDLADPSRPSFTAPAVAAEGATLTFQLMVNDGELSSEAALANVTVKNVNKTPVVDAGTPQTVKEGSSVTLDGSGSYDPDGDMLTYEWVQTAGAAVLVDNPTAMQPSFTAPSVSYESTLIFLLTVSDGTLSASASVEVTAQNVNHPPVAHAGENRVVAGDTRVVLDGSRSTDPDGDLLNYSWQQVDGPRIILDLTDPAHPNFTAPDVSTETMLVFGLTVGDGAVWSEPAYVNITVTPAHHPPICSGAVPSKTLLWPPDHKLVRVAVTGVTDPERNPVRIEVMRTTQDEPNQGLGDGDTPVDAVASGNSILLRAERSGPGNGRVYSVEFRAFNIHGDSCTGSVTVCVPKSASEKFCIDDGQRYLSDR
- a CDS encoding superoxide dismutase, with amino-acid sequence MAHDLPPLPYAFDALEPYVDAKTMEIHHDKHHAAYVNNLNKALEGHPDLQKLPVDELLAGIGKVPETVRTAVRNNGGGHLNHSLFWKIMKKGGGGEPSGELADAIRGAFGAFGDFRKAFTQAAVSRFGSGWAWLLIRGGKLVVESTANQDNPVLDGGKAFFGLDVWEHAYYLKYQNRRPDYIEAWWNTVDWAQVAENFAQAKK